Genomic segment of Xenopus laevis strain J_2021 chromosome 4S, Xenopus_laevis_v10.1, whole genome shotgun sequence:
AATCCAAAGGGACACTATCTGTTGCAAATTCAGCGAAGCATTTATTCAGCATTTATTTGTGCCCCAGTATGCCCTTTTTCAAGTCTAAACCTAATGTAACTAAAAcgaacatttaaatactaaaacttttggtcaaaactctcaaattcgaattgtgaattatccaaactcgatttgagttttaatttgaattttgagatttatcatactctggcccttttagaactcaaattcgacaatttgtcacctaaaaccggCTGAATTCATGTATCATCAATGGGAGAGTTTCAGTGATcattttgaagatgtttgcagccttcctgccattcaaatttttttcggagaaaaaactcgattcgagtttggtCAAAATCTAATCAAATTGaagttttcgagtctgtaaaattcGTTTGAGTTTTTAGACATTCTAGTTTTTCAATAAATAGTTGAATAATTGAATttagagtaaaatcaaattcatgtttaaaaaaaataaataaactcacatgaatgcaagttcgacccttaataaatgtgcccctacgtgatGGGTGGGTTAAATAAGTCCAACCCCTAATTAATGACATCACAGAACCCCTCTCCAGAGTCTATAAATCATAaccataaaaattacttttatgtCTATCAAGAATATCAATATCTTGAAATTTAGCCTGTTTCTCTCTTCTTTTAGATTTCAAAAGCATCAGCCGATCTCATGCGCTACTGTGATGAACATGCCAAGAATGATCCTTTGCTCATGGGAATCCCTGCATCAGAAAACCCCTTCAAGGATAAAAAGCCTTGCATTATATTGTAGTGTTATAGTTACTAgtgaacatcattttttttttttttaaacttttgtctCTCTTTCCAACACCAAACATATCCtaactgaaatcattttttaggGTTTCTGTTTTCCacttgagaaaaaaatataccaaTAATTCTTTTATATATTCTACCTTCATAGCTTTCTTACACATGGGAACcggttttttttaaccaaatgttATGGTCTGAGTGAGGTAGAGCCATATTTATTTGTCAGCAGTGTCTACTTGTCCATTTTAAACCTTGCtagaaaaactgaag
This window contains:
- the gng12.S gene encoding guanine nucleotide-binding protein G(I)/G(S)/G(O) subunit gamma-12, translated to MSAKTTSTNNIAQARRTVQQLKVEASIERIKISKASADLMRYCDEHAKNDPLLMGIPASENPFKDKKPCIIL